A stretch of Leptidea sinapis chromosome 36, ilLepSina1.1, whole genome shotgun sequence DNA encodes these proteins:
- the LOC126975446 gene encoding U3 small nucleolar RNA-associated protein 15 homolog encodes MAHVSYPFKKTNKAVFQKPASVVTQDSLYWKKLGLPVLVKEFGAVDYIDFSPVEPYYFAATCSVRIQVYDPITKAVAKNISKFVEAAYGATFRNDGRLIVAGSEEGAVKLFDVQSKNVLRVFSGHTAPVHRTFFTKDQLKVLSFSDDKSVCVWDIATEEKIASFSEHSDYIRTGAPSPITPDIILSGGYDNTVKLYDCRCNETVLTVNHGAPVESTLFLPSGGIFVSAGGTEIKVWDMFNGGKLLANISEHHKTVTTLRLASNNSRLLSGSLDRHVKILDLTSFKVVHNIDFPNAILSMDISAHDDVLAVGMIDGVISIRKREQPVKSSNDKKGLFKFAPDHITDVVAVDTKQPKYKDKNEEFEREYDKCLRKMEFTKALNIVLKSYVATKYPERTIATIQEMLRRKVLHVAMDGLPEKNVKDLLKFFSRNLGVTRFTRTVIDAANVFVDVFENKISFFSEEIICLYIVLQEEIKSEINVCKQISELEGAIGLLLSAAQTSNIRDSIENSDILAPSSKAQREIVIDV; translated from the exons ATGGCTCATGTTTCATACCCATTTAAGAAAACTAATAAGGCTGTATTTCAAAAACCAGCCTCTGTAGTAACACAGGATTCATTATATTGGAAAAAACTTGGT TTACCTGTCCTAGTTAAGGAATTTGGGGCCGTAGATTATATTGATTTTAGCCCTGTGGAACCTTACTATTTTGCAGCAACATGCTCAGTTAGAATACAG gtGTATGACCCTATAACAAAAGCAGttgcaaaaaatatatcaaaatttgttGAAGCTGCTTATGGGGCAACATTCAGAAATGATGGACGTCTTATTGTGGCTGGAAGTGAAGAAGGAGCAGTCAAACTTTTTGATGTTCAATCAAAAAATGTGCTTAGAGTTTTCAGTGGACATACAGCACCG GTTCACAGAACATTTTTTACAAAAGATCAACTGAAGGTGCTAAGCTTTTCAGATGACAAATCTGTTTGTGTTTGGGATATAGCAACAGAAGAAAAGATTGCTAGTTTCTCCGAGCATTCAGATTATATCAGGACTGGTGCTCCTAGCCCCATAACTCCTGACATCATCCTATCTGGAGGCTATGACAATACTGTTAAACTTTATGACTGTCGTTGTAATGAAACAGTTCTTACAGTTAACCACGGAGCTCCTGTTGAATCAACACTATTTCTTCCTTCAGGAGGTATATTTGTAAGTGCTGGAGGAACAGAAATCAAAGTATGGGATATGTTCAATGGAGGAAAACTATTAGCCAATATTTCAGAACACCACAAAACAGTTACAACATTAAGACTTGCAAGCAATAATAGTAGATTATTATCAGGATCTTTGGATAGACATGTAAAAATTTTAGATCTAACATCGTTTAAAGTGGTCCACAATATTGATTTTCCGAATGCTATTTTAAGCATGGATATTTCAGCACATGATGATGTCCTTGCTGTAGGTATGATTGATGGTGTTATTTCAATTCGTAAGAGAGAACAACCAGTAAAAAGTTCTAATGACAAAAAAGGCTTATTTAAATTTGCTCCTGATCATATAACAGATGTAGTTGCTGTTGACACCAAACAAccaaaatataaagataaaaatgaaGAATTTGAGAGAGAATATGATAAATGTCTCAGAAAAATGGAGTTCACTAAagctttaaatattgttttgaagAGCTATGTTGCAACAAAATATCCTGAAAGGACCATTGCTACAATACAAGAAATGTTAAGGAGAAAAGTTTTGCATGTTGCAATGGATGGCTTACctgaaaaaaatgtaaaagatCTCTTAAAATTTTTCAGTAGAAACCTTGGTGTAACAAGATTTACCAGAACAGTCATAGATGCGGCCAATGTGTTTGTTGATGTTTTTGagaataaaatttcttttttttcggAAGAGATAATTTGtctgtatattgtattacaagAAGAGATAAAGAGTGAAATTAATGTGTGCAAGCAGATCAGTGAGCTGGAGGGTGCAATTGGTTTGCTTTTATCAGCAGCTCAAACAAGCAACATTAGAGATAGTATAGAGAACAGTGACATCTTAGCACCATCAAGTAAAGCACAAAGAGAAATTGTTATTGATGTGTAg
- the LOC126975455 gene encoding mitochondrial inner membrane protein OXA1L, which produces MFKLLSRHGSRSGIIKMFCNKNIEVKKPKVYYFYSSAGSVRFASNDSETVKTPSTIDNIPEPPPVPDLSAFDGVTDAVQSLSVNGEPTFASLGLGGWSPVGIVQQCLEYLHVSLDVPWWGAILVGTVVVRVLMFPLVIMSQRNTAKMNNHLPEIQTLQLKMTQARQTGNQLETARYGQEMMLFMKEKGLNPLKNLFVPLAQAPLFISFFMGLRGMANCPVESMMHGGMWWFEDLTVPDQYFILPLITSATMWVTIELGVDGGRLDAQNMQMMRYVLRAIPVIMIPFTINFPGAILVYWCSTNFISLLQVGFLKIPSVREYFKIPVLIKHTADNLPIKKKGFVAGVKESWTNMKISRDLADRQRVDEMIFTKAGKGPLQKTYKFDPTKISKIEAKSK; this is translated from the coding sequence atgtttaaattactcAGTAGGCATGGCTCGAGAAGTGgtattataaaaatgttctgtaacaaaaatattgagGTTAAAAAACCTAaggtgtattatttttactcatCAGCCGGATCGGTTAGATTTGCTTCTAACGATTCTGAAACTGTAAAGACGCCTAGTACCATAGATAATATTCCTGAACCTCCACCAGTTCCCGATTTATCAGCTTTCGATGGTGTAACTGATGCTGTTCAATCATTGTCTGTCAATGGTGAACCTACATTTGCGAGCTTAGGTCTTGGCGGTTGGAGCCCAGTGGGGATAGTTCAACAATGTTTAGAGTACTTACACGTTTCGCTTGATGTACCTTGGTGGGGAGCAATTCTAGTTGGAACTGTCGTAGTCAGAGTTTTGATGTTCCCGCTTGTTATTATGTCTCAAAGAAATACAGCAAAAATGAATAATCATTTGCCAGAAATACAAACACTGCAGCTGAAGATGACACAAGCACGGCAAACTGGAAATCAATTGGAAACAGCAAGATACGGCCAAGAGATGATGTTGTTTATGAAAGAAAAGGGTCTCAATCCTTTGAAAAATCTTTTCGTTCCTTTGGCTCAGGCCCCATTGTTTATATCATTCTTCATGGGCTTGAGAGGAATGGCTAACTGTCCAGTAGAGAGTATGATGCACGGGGGCATGTGGTGGTTTGAAGATTTGACAGTACCTGATCAATATTTTATCCTACCTTTAATAACTAGTGCTACTATGTGGGTCACTATTGAGTTGGGTGTTGATGGTGGTAGATTAGATGCACAGAACATGCAAATGATGAGGTATGTACTCAGAGCAATTCCTGTGATAATGATTCCTTTTACAATAAACTTTCCTGGTGCCATACTGGTGTATTGGTGTTCAACAAATTTCATATCTCTACTGCAAGTAGGATTTCTAAAAATTCCTAGTGTTCgggaatattttaaaattccaGTACTTATTAAACACACAGCAGACAACTTACCTATAAAAAAGAAAGGATTTGTAGCTGGTGTAAAGGAATCTTGGACAAATATGAAGATTTCCAGGGATTTAGCAGATAGACAAAGAGTAGATGAGATGATCTTCACAAAAGCAGGAAAGGGTCCTTtacaaaaaacatacaaatttgACCCTACAAAGATATCAAAAATAGAAGCAAAGTCAAAATAG